From a single bacterium genomic region:
- the rpsT gene encoding 30S ribosomal protein S20 — MPIIKSSIKDVRRTKTRTVRNSAEKNKVRTAIKVVRAAKTAEEAAAGLKEVMSVLDKAQKHGLIKANTASRQISRLSSFVHKKFGKK, encoded by the coding sequence ATGCCGATCATCAAGTCGTCCATCAAGGATGTTCGCCGCACCAAGACCCGTACCGTCCGTAATTCGGCGGAAAAGAACAAGGTCCGCACCGCCATCAAGGTGGTCCGCGCGGCCAAGACCGCCGAGGAAGCCGCCGCCGGTCTCAAGGAAGTCATGAGCGTCCTGGACAAGGCCCAGAAGCACGGTCTGATCAAGGCCAACACCGCTTCCCGCCAGATCTCCCGCCTCTCCTCTTTCGTCCACAAGAAGTTCGGCAAGAAGTAA
- the murJ gene encoding murein biosynthesis integral membrane protein MurJ — protein sequence MTAARGPRRPVHHPGRHFRLVTLATGTSRIAGYLRDTLNAKLFGAGMVSDSYFMAVRIPSLLRDLFAEGALSNAFVPSLSARLEKGRERDAWELMSQVFTLLCLITGAITALGILFAPQVVWVIAHGFLGDLDKYELTIRLTRILFPVLTFVSLAALWMGALNSMHRFTAAAFAPVFMNLTQIAMGLALLKFWPASTPQEEVRNVQLWAVSMTLGMLLQWLSQVPDGLKSGIRLRWAWPPRHPGLREMWKLLAPAIVSQSVLQVNLLVNQFFASFLATGYVTYLYYGNRLFQLPYGVLGISIATITFPMLARQSSGGRMGEFSRTLDRALSTSFFLMVPCTIGIWIVAEPACRLAFEYGKFTHEATQLSAEATVLYALGLVGYTGAKILQPAFYARRDAQYPLKASLAAMGSNFVLNAAAFFFVQDNHWRFWGLALASVLGAFVNFGLLLLGTAKRSIRLDGEYQLREGAKVLVATLVMGTAAWAALRAVVSIDLPSHRLFDFLVPVLAGGIVYLTLAKLLRMDGLAWIRGNRNGSDRGAKA from the coding sequence ATGACCGCCGCCCGCGGTCCCCGCAGGCCCGTCCACCACCCCGGAAGGCATTTCCGCCTGGTCACCCTGGCCACCGGGACCAGCCGGATCGCCGGATATCTCCGGGACACCCTGAACGCCAAGCTCTTTGGGGCGGGGATGGTCTCCGATTCCTACTTCATGGCCGTGCGCATCCCCAGCCTCCTCAGGGACCTCTTCGCCGAGGGCGCCCTGTCCAACGCCTTCGTTCCCTCCTTATCGGCCCGACTGGAGAAGGGAAGGGAAAGGGACGCCTGGGAACTGATGTCCCAGGTCTTCACCCTCCTTTGCCTCATCACGGGGGCCATCACCGCCCTGGGCATCCTATTCGCGCCCCAGGTGGTCTGGGTCATCGCCCACGGCTTCCTGGGGGACCTGGACAAATACGAGCTGACCATCCGTCTGACGCGGATCCTTTTCCCCGTCCTGACCTTCGTGTCCCTGGCGGCCCTCTGGATGGGGGCCCTGAACTCCATGCACCGTTTCACGGCGGCCGCTTTCGCGCCCGTCTTCATGAACCTGACCCAGATCGCCATGGGACTGGCCTTGCTGAAATTCTGGCCCGCCTCGACCCCTCAAGAGGAGGTCCGCAATGTCCAGCTTTGGGCGGTCTCCATGACCCTCGGGATGCTCCTCCAATGGCTTTCCCAGGTGCCCGACGGCCTCAAGTCGGGCATCCGCCTGCGCTGGGCTTGGCCCCCCCGCCATCCGGGTTTGCGGGAGATGTGGAAACTCCTGGCGCCCGCCATCGTGAGCCAGTCCGTCCTCCAGGTGAACCTGCTGGTGAACCAGTTCTTCGCCTCCTTCCTCGCCACCGGCTACGTGACCTACCTCTATTACGGGAACCGCCTGTTCCAATTGCCCTACGGGGTGCTGGGCATCTCCATCGCCACCATCACCTTCCCGATGCTGGCCCGCCAATCCAGCGGCGGGAGGATGGGGGAGTTCTCCCGGACCCTCGATCGGGCCCTCTCCACATCCTTCTTCCTGATGGTGCCCTGTACGATCGGCATCTGGATCGTGGCCGAACCCGCCTGCCGGCTGGCCTTTGAATATGGGAAGTTCACCCATGAGGCCACCCAACTCTCCGCCGAAGCGACGGTCCTTTACGCGCTGGGGTTGGTGGGTTACACGGGCGCCAAGATCCTCCAACCCGCCTTTTACGCGCGCCGGGACGCCCAATATCCCTTGAAGGCCTCCTTGGCCGCCATGGGTTCGAACTTCGTCCTGAACGCGGCGGCCTTTTTTTTCGTGCAGGACAATCATTGGCGTTTCTGGGGACTGGCCCTCGCTTCGGTGCTGGGCGCCTTCGTGAATTTCGGGCTCCTGCTCCTGGGGACCGCTAAGCGCTCCATCCGGCTGGACGGCGAATACCAATTGCGGGAAGGGGCCAAAGTGCTGGTGGCCACGTTGGTCATGGGCACGGCCGCCTGGGCGGCGCTTCGGGCCGTCGTTTCCATCGATCTTCCCAGCCATCGCCTTTTCGATTTCCTCGTGCCGGTCCTGGCGGGCGGGATCGTTTACTTGACCCTCGCCAAGCTCCTGCGGATGGACGGGCTGGCTTGGATCCGGGGAAACCGGAATGGGAGCGACCGTGGCGCGAAGGCCTGA
- a CDS encoding MGMT family protein → MQMKWGPFRAGKGFCAAAWTPKGLSALVLPESTPSKAMAKLRDYLPKAPDADRPPVSNVDERLQAEVRKALSGRPFSWRTYDLYFLTPFQQRVLTATSAIPWGQYRTYGWVAQKAGVPKGFRAAGQALNRNPVPILIPCHRVIAANNRLGGYGSGLGWKIELLRLEGVTVQNGTVN, encoded by the coding sequence ATGCAAATGAAGTGGGGGCCCTTCCGAGCGGGGAAGGGTTTTTGCGCGGCCGCCTGGACCCCCAAGGGCCTGTCGGCCCTGGTCCTGCCCGAAAGCACTCCTTCAAAGGCCATGGCGAAGCTGCGGGATTACTTGCCCAAGGCACCGGATGCCGACCGGCCCCCGGTCTCCAACGTGGATGAAAGGCTCCAAGCGGAGGTCCGCAAAGCCCTGTCCGGCCGACCCTTTTCCTGGAGGACCTACGACCTTTATTTCCTCACGCCCTTCCAACAACGGGTCCTCACGGCGACCAGCGCCATCCCCTGGGGCCAATACCGCACCTATGGCTGGGTCGCCCAAAAGGCCGGCGTCCCCAAGGGCTTCCGGGCCGCGGGCCAGGCCCTGAACCGCAATCCGGTCCCCATCCTCATCCCCTGTCACCGGGTCATCGCGGCCAACAATAGGTTGGGGGGCTACGGGAGCGGCCTGGGTTGGAAGATCGAATTATTGAGGTTGGAGGGGGTGACGGTGCAGAACGGGACCGTTAACTAG
- a CDS encoding protein kinase — MLQGNIDKYKLLEIKGSGTFGTVWLAEDTWIGKKVAIKIPHNQKEEFTTLIAEPKLLASLDHPNIVQILTVDKAENIFFMVMEYVDGKNLAQLIQETPLTYKEAVDIVIQILNALQYAHEKNVIHRDLKPGNILLTAERKAKITDFGTALIQTGKSGATIGGTLYYMSKEQVLGHPAKASDVYSVGVILYEMVTGKLPFYDEVPMAVLNKILKDDVPEPHKINAKVPKEIEAVIMKALQKEVSKRYQTAAEMRQDLEKLPANILEAPIGIGSKTQDILTHTIIQEETKKQVSKEVGDINSLRYQGYHYKLVKTIGTRGKEEGNFISPVAVAVDGQKRVYVCDSMKCNVQVFDPDGKHLYTVGKFGKEVSDPKEVSFLLPVSIAVDQGGNLVALDAKTCNVQVIGKMGQLLAKFGEPASPTTGKIEIGAGGFFHPQALALDDKDNIYVSDTGNHRIRVFNPAGKVLNKFGIQGARLGEFNCPAGLVLDSSGNLLVVDEKNYRVQIFTAKGAFKNKFGKRGTSRGEFMAPVGIAVDSKRNIFVTDRDMRIQVFDPEGYYLTEFGTPQGNYKIAPKYYGVAMDAENSLYVTDIANCSVLVYALKK; from the coding sequence ATGCTCCAAGGCAACATCGACAAATACAAACTCCTTGAGATCAAGGGCAGCGGGACCTTCGGGACCGTCTGGCTGGCCGAGGACACCTGGATCGGTAAAAAGGTGGCCATCAAGATCCCCCATAACCAAAAAGAGGAATTCACCACCCTCATCGCCGAACCCAAGCTCCTCGCCTCGCTGGACCACCCCAACATCGTTCAGATCCTCACCGTCGACAAGGCCGAGAACATCTTCTTCATGGTCATGGAATACGTGGACGGGAAGAACCTGGCCCAGCTCATCCAGGAAACCCCGCTCACTTATAAAGAAGCCGTCGACATCGTCATCCAGATCCTCAACGCCCTCCAATACGCCCATGAAAAGAACGTCATCCACCGCGACCTCAAGCCGGGGAACATCCTCCTGACCGCCGAACGGAAGGCCAAGATCACCGACTTCGGGACCGCCCTCATCCAGACCGGCAAGAGCGGCGCCACCATCGGCGGCACCCTTTACTACATGTCCAAGGAACAGGTCCTGGGCCATCCGGCCAAGGCCTCGGACGTCTATTCGGTCGGCGTCATCCTCTACGAGATGGTCACGGGCAAACTGCCCTTTTACGACGAGGTCCCCATGGCCGTCCTCAATAAGATCCTCAAGGACGACGTGCCCGAGCCCCACAAGATCAACGCCAAGGTCCCCAAGGAGATCGAGGCGGTCATCATGAAGGCCCTCCAGAAGGAGGTCTCAAAACGTTACCAAACGGCCGCCGAGATGCGGCAGGACCTGGAAAAGCTCCCCGCGAACATCCTCGAGGCGCCCATCGGCATCGGCTCCAAGACCCAGGATATCCTGACCCACACGATCATCCAAGAAGAGACCAAGAAGCAGGTCTCCAAGGAAGTGGGGGACATCAACAGCCTGCGTTATCAGGGTTACCACTACAAACTGGTCAAGACCATCGGGACACGCGGGAAGGAAGAGGGGAACTTCATTTCACCCGTGGCGGTGGCCGTGGATGGCCAGAAGCGCGTCTATGTCTGCGACTCGATGAAATGTAACGTCCAGGTCTTCGATCCCGACGGCAAACACCTCTACACCGTGGGCAAGTTCGGGAAGGAAGTGAGCGATCCCAAGGAGGTCTCCTTCCTGCTCCCCGTCTCCATCGCGGTGGACCAGGGCGGCAACCTGGTGGCCCTGGACGCCAAGACCTGCAACGTCCAGGTCATCGGGAAGATGGGGCAGCTCCTGGCCAAGTTCGGGGAACCCGCTTCACCGACCACGGGCAAGATCGAGATCGGCGCCGGGGGATTCTTCCACCCCCAGGCCCTGGCCCTGGACGACAAGGACAACATCTACGTCTCCGATACCGGGAACCACCGCATCCGCGTCTTCAACCCGGCGGGCAAGGTCCTCAACAAGTTCGGCATCCAGGGCGCCCGGCTGGGCGAGTTCAACTGCCCCGCGGGACTGGTGCTGGACAGCTCCGGGAACCTCCTGGTGGTGGACGAAAAGAACTACCGGGTCCAGATCTTCACGGCCAAGGGGGCCTTCAAGAACAAGTTCGGCAAACGGGGCACCAGCCGCGGCGAATTCATGGCCCCCGTGGGCATCGCGGTGGATTCCAAACGGAATATTTTCGTCACGGACCGCGACATGCGTATCCAAGTTTTCGACCCGGAGGGGTATTATCTAACCGAGTTCGGGACTCCCCAGGGCAACTACAAGATCGCCCCCAAGTATTACGGGGTCGCCATGGACGCGGAGAACAGCCTTTACGTCACCGACATCGCCAATTGCAGTGTGCTGGTCTACGCGCTCAAGAAATAG
- a CDS encoding adenylate/guanylate cyclase domain-containing protein: MSPSTTPEPTTPGRIVLTPPKSGGKPQITLTVLAGPEQGQIFKIARPTTTLGRSNTCEIVITDPLVSRQHCQVILGMGGINLRDLGSTNGTFLNGTRVTESPLRNQDVVSIGGTRLRFAVEVAKDEAESKTPKLDELAHKKLLTLYEVGNIVNSVLELKTLLNIIMAMAIKVMQANRGFLLLKEGGNELKPVATHALTPTEAQAPYSKTIVDTVLRERVPVLVLDASHDVRFANRDSLKALPLSSVICVPIWERENIVGVIYVDKAEGTNTFNEEDMYFLSAFANQAAVAIANAKLFDDVRREERLRTSLQRYLSPNIVEDMVQKDSSSFSLGGAKKKVSVLFCDIRGFTTLTEKEPVETIVGLLNEYFSAMSEVIFANNGTLDKFIGDAIMAIYGAPIEVADGAYKCVKTAVEMRTKLALLNEKWKKEKKPQIQVGFGINTGEAIVGNIGSERRMEYTAIGDMVNVAARVEGETEGDQIFITEDTFKELGNRVMVKKLSATALKGKSSKVQIYEVTGLNSAS; this comes from the coding sequence ATGAGCCCATCGACGACCCCCGAACCGACGACCCCGGGACGCATCGTCCTCACCCCCCCGAAATCCGGGGGGAAGCCCCAGATCACCCTGACGGTCCTGGCCGGCCCCGAGCAGGGCCAGATCTTCAAGATCGCCCGCCCCACCACCACGCTCGGCCGCTCCAACACCTGCGAGATCGTCATCACCGACCCCCTGGTCTCCCGCCAGCATTGCCAGGTCATCCTGGGGATGGGCGGCATCAACCTGAGGGACCTGGGCAGCACCAACGGCACTTTCCTCAATGGGACCCGGGTCACGGAAAGCCCGTTGCGCAACCAGGACGTGGTCTCCATCGGGGGCACCCGCCTGCGTTTCGCGGTGGAGGTGGCCAAGGACGAGGCCGAAAGCAAGACGCCCAAGCTCGACGAACTGGCCCACAAGAAACTCCTGACCCTCTACGAGGTCGGGAACATCGTCAATTCGGTCCTGGAACTCAAGACCCTGCTCAACATCATCATGGCCATGGCCATCAAGGTCATGCAGGCCAACCGGGGTTTCCTGCTCCTGAAAGAAGGCGGGAACGAACTCAAACCCGTCGCCACCCACGCCCTGACCCCCACCGAGGCCCAGGCCCCCTACAGCAAGACCATCGTGGACACGGTGCTCCGGGAGAGGGTCCCGGTGCTGGTGCTCGACGCCTCCCACGACGTGCGCTTCGCCAACCGGGATTCCCTGAAGGCCCTGCCGCTCTCCTCGGTCATCTGCGTGCCCATCTGGGAAAGGGAGAACATCGTGGGCGTCATCTACGTGGACAAGGCCGAAGGGACCAATACCTTCAACGAAGAGGATATGTACTTCCTTTCGGCCTTCGCCAACCAGGCGGCGGTGGCCATCGCCAACGCGAAGCTCTTCGACGACGTGAGGCGCGAGGAACGCCTGCGGACCTCCCTTCAACGCTATCTTTCGCCCAATATCGTGGAGGACATGGTCCAGAAGGACAGCTCCAGCTTCTCCCTGGGCGGGGCCAAGAAGAAGGTCAGCGTCCTCTTCTGCGACATCCGTGGCTTCACCACCCTGACCGAGAAGGAGCCGGTGGAGACCATCGTGGGCCTCCTGAACGAGTATTTCAGCGCGATGTCGGAGGTCATCTTCGCCAACAACGGGACCCTCGATAAGTTCATCGGGGACGCCATCATGGCCATCTATGGGGCGCCCATCGAAGTGGCCGACGGCGCCTACAAGTGCGTGAAGACGGCGGTCGAAATGCGCACCAAACTTGCCCTTTTGAACGAGAAGTGGAAAAAAGAGAAGAAACCCCAGATCCAGGTGGGCTTCGGCATCAACACCGGCGAGGCCATCGTGGGCAACATCGGCAGTGAACGACGGATGGAATACACCGCCATCGGCGACATGGTGAACGTGGCCGCACGGGTGGAAGGGGAGACCGAGGGCGACCAGATCTTCATCACCGAGGACACCTTCAAGGAACTGGGGAACCGGGTAATGGTCAAGAAACTCTCCGCCACCGCCCTCAAGGGCAAATCCTCCAAGGTCCAGATCTATGAAGTGACCGGGTTGAACAGCGCCTCCTGA
- the mutL gene encoding DNA mismatch repair endonuclease MutL, with protein MPKIKLLPEKVINQIAAGEVVERPSSVVKELVENALDARTDSIEVEVEEGGLKLIKVTDRGEGMTPEDAHLAVQKHATSKIQTTDDLSRLHSFGFRGEALASIASVSNFELSTRTADSLSGISIKVKGGAAPKAVETGRPVGTTVTISNLFFNTPARLKFMKKQTTEENHIHMVVMTYALAFPQVGFKLTLDGKQSLSVTPSDRPARLSAIFGKDLARAFLPVSFDHPGLSLSGVVSAPTVTKPTRENMVFFVNDRWIANPSLGHAVMTAFHTLLPTRRFPVSVLFLKVPEDQVDVNVHPTKKEVKFAKDREIYDAIVRSLRGALLSAPGSLQAPASGEAGYTPASFQPAMAQEPGTVTQAPADLYDRIASKYPEAPAPVLPMQEISNLGHGPAPAEPALGKANLQARRIDPNSALYNFSQLFNTFIVFQSDSEMFIADQHTVHERLNYEKLMQGLREKKLEVQPLLVPVTVELSAKEAQVLKNNQETLMELGMEVAPFGGNTFLVRSVPADLAGKNLVTLLKDLVDDLAAQDAAGIQSTNRLDQARERAATFLSCRSAVMAGDRLNEEQMRGLIDRMRQANLPFTCPHGRPTILSIPLSDLYRRFDRH; from the coding sequence TTGCCGAAGATAAAGCTCCTGCCAGAAAAGGTCATCAACCAGATCGCCGCCGGGGAAGTGGTCGAAAGGCCATCTTCGGTCGTGAAAGAACTGGTCGAGAACGCCCTGGACGCGAGGACCGATTCCATCGAGGTGGAGGTGGAGGAGGGCGGCCTGAAGCTCATCAAGGTGACCGACCGGGGGGAGGGGATGACCCCGGAGGACGCCCACCTGGCCGTCCAAAAGCACGCCACCAGCAAGATCCAGACGACGGACGACCTCTCCCGGCTCCATTCCTTCGGGTTCCGGGGCGAGGCCCTGGCTTCCATCGCCTCCGTCTCCAATTTCGAGCTCTCCACCCGGACCGCCGATTCACTGTCGGGCATCTCCATCAAGGTCAAGGGCGGCGCGGCCCCCAAGGCCGTCGAGACCGGGCGTCCCGTGGGCACCACCGTCACGATCTCCAACCTCTTCTTCAATACGCCCGCGCGGCTCAAGTTCATGAAGAAGCAGACCACCGAGGAGAACCATATCCACATGGTGGTGATGACCTACGCCCTGGCCTTTCCACAGGTCGGGTTCAAACTGACCCTGGACGGGAAACAATCGCTCTCGGTGACGCCCTCGGACCGGCCCGCCCGGCTCTCGGCCATCTTCGGGAAGGACCTGGCCAGGGCCTTCCTGCCGGTCTCCTTCGACCATCCGGGCCTGTCCCTTTCGGGGGTCGTGAGCGCCCCGACGGTGACCAAACCCACCCGGGAGAACATGGTCTTCTTCGTCAACGACCGTTGGATCGCCAATCCCTCGCTGGGCCACGCGGTCATGACGGCCTTCCACACCCTGCTTCCGACCCGGCGTTTTCCGGTCTCGGTCCTTTTCCTGAAGGTCCCCGAGGATCAGGTCGACGTGAACGTGCACCCGACCAAGAAGGAAGTGAAGTTCGCCAAGGACCGCGAGATCTACGATGCCATCGTAAGGTCCCTTCGGGGCGCCCTCCTGTCGGCCCCCGGGTCACTTCAGGCACCCGCATCCGGCGAAGCCGGTTATACCCCCGCCTCTTTCCAACCCGCCATGGCCCAGGAACCTGGCACGGTCACCCAAGCTCCAGCGGACCTTTATGACAGGATCGCTTCCAAATATCCCGAAGCCCCTGCTCCCGTTCTTCCGATGCAGGAGATCTCCAACCTGGGTCACGGACCCGCTCCGGCCGAACCCGCCTTGGGCAAGGCGAATCTCCAGGCCCGCCGTATCGACCCGAATTCAGCCCTCTATAACTTCAGCCAGCTCTTCAACACCTTCATCGTTTTCCAGTCGGACAGTGAGATGTTCATCGCCGACCAGCACACGGTCCACGAACGCCTGAACTACGAGAAGTTGATGCAGGGATTGCGCGAGAAGAAATTGGAGGTCCAGCCGCTCCTGGTCCCCGTGACGGTGGAATTGAGCGCCAAGGAGGCCCAGGTCCTCAAGAACAACCAGGAAACCCTGATGGAACTGGGCATGGAAGTGGCGCCCTTTGGGGGCAACACCTTCCTGGTTCGAAGCGTTCCGGCGGACCTGGCGGGGAAGAACCTGGTCACCCTCCTGAAGGACCTGGTGGACGACCTGGCGGCCCAGGATGCCGCCGGCATCCAAAGCACCAATCGGCTCGACCAGGCCCGCGAACGGGCCGCCACTTTCCTCTCCTGCCGCAGCGCGGTCATGGCCGGGGACCGCCTCAACGAGGAACAGATGCGGGGCCTCATCGACCGGATGCGGCAGGCCAACCTGCCTTTCACTTGTCCCCACGGCCGTCCCACCATCCTTTCGATCCCGCTTTCCGATCTCTACCGCCGTTTTGACAGGCATTGA
- the miaA gene encoding tRNA (adenosine(37)-N6)-dimethylallyltransferase MiaA, giving the protein MADSQKPKTKDPKLPIIVGPTGVGKSEVAFQLAIRTGAEIVSADAFQVYQGLEVGTAQPSKEWQAKVPHHLVGVRDPKETWNAVEFAREASRILEEKDGTFLLVGGAGFYIRALVEGAPEGSSPAPEVRRSILQRVQELGNEGAWAWLQERDPQAAQRLHSNDLKRICRALEKTYPVQPVAPGYRPLGKDRVLFLGLERSRDKLDALLRERTRRMWSGGLLEETQDLLKTGLSQDHPVWGAIGYAEAALFLRGELGREEAVERTFRRTRQYAKRQWTWFRHQHEVRWFDLDRYPDTSRVVDDLVEAITA; this is encoded by the coding sequence ATGGCTGACAGCCAAAAACCAAAAACCAAGGACCCGAAACTTCCCATCATCGTGGGCCCTACCGGGGTGGGAAAATCCGAAGTGGCCTTCCAATTGGCCATAAGGACCGGAGCTGAGATCGTTTCGGCGGACGCCTTCCAGGTCTATCAGGGTTTGGAGGTCGGCACCGCCCAACCTTCGAAGGAATGGCAAGCGAAAGTGCCCCATCATTTGGTGGGAGTCCGCGACCCAAAAGAGACCTGGAACGCCGTGGAGTTCGCCCGGGAGGCATCCCGGATCCTGGAAGAAAAGGACGGGACTTTCCTGCTCGTCGGCGGGGCCGGCTTCTATATCCGCGCCCTGGTGGAAGGGGCCCCCGAAGGTTCCTCGCCCGCACCGGAGGTCCGGCGGTCCATCCTGCAACGGGTCCAGGAGCTGGGGAACGAAGGCGCCTGGGCCTGGCTCCAGGAACGCGACCCCCAGGCCGCCCAACGCCTGCATTCGAACGACCTCAAACGGATCTGCCGTGCGCTGGAGAAGACCTACCCGGTCCAACCCGTTGCGCCCGGATACCGCCCCCTGGGAAAGGATCGGGTTTTGTTTTTGGGGCTGGAACGTTCCCGGGATAAACTGGACGCGCTTTTGAGGGAAAGGACCCGAAGGATGTGGTCCGGCGGCCTCTTGGAAGAGACCCAGGACCTCTTGAAGACCGGCCTGTCCCAGGACCATCCCGTTTGGGGCGCCATCGGCTACGCGGAGGCGGCGCTCTTCCTCCGGGGGGAATTGGGCCGGGAAGAAGCCGTCGAGCGGACCTTCCGGCGGACCCGCCAATATGCCAAACGCCAATGGACCTGGTTCCGGCACCAGCACGAGGTCCGCTGGTTCGATCTGGACCGCTATCCGGATACAAGCCGCGTCGTGGACGACCTGGTCGAAGCGATCACCGCCTGA
- a CDS encoding NUDIX hydrolase encodes MENKVQHIRIRAAGILVKDDRILLVRHEKNGKSYWLLPGGGVDFGESVAEGLRREFQEEVGLDIQVGPMVLVHDSIPPNHHRQVLNIYFMVSTDRYELKVTPDAVLRDAAFYPLTEFQGMPVNPDVKAEILEGLKTGWAKGCLYIGNQWKD; translated from the coding sequence ATGGAGAACAAAGTGCAACATATCCGTATCCGCGCGGCCGGGATCCTGGTCAAGGACGACCGGATCCTCCTGGTCCGTCACGAGAAGAACGGTAAAAGTTATTGGCTCCTCCCCGGAGGAGGCGTCGATTTCGGGGAATCGGTCGCCGAGGGCCTCCGAAGGGAATTCCAGGAGGAAGTCGGCCTGGACATCCAGGTCGGCCCCATGGTCCTGGTCCATGATTCCATCCCGCCCAATCATCATCGGCAGGTCCTGAACATCTATTTCATGGTCTCGACGGACCGCTATGAACTCAAGGTGACCCCGGATGCGGTCCTGCGCGATGCGGCCTTTTACCCGCTCACCGAATTCCAGGGAATGCCCGTCAATCCGGACGTGAAAGCCGAGATCCTGGAAGGCCTGAAGACCGGGTGGGCCAAGGGATGCCTCTATATCGGCAACCAATGGAAGGACTGA
- the sppA gene encoding signal peptide peptidase SppA encodes MKIQPKTPSAAPAPAKSHTLLWVVLILGGFFFFSIIFLVFAFQHLSGHATHTPLLYSSDQIDLIEINGPIYQSDEVVHQIKKFRKSSQKALLVRLDSPGGVVAPSQEIYSEILKARKDKKIVVASMGSLAASGAYYIASACDKIVANPGTLTGSIGVIFHIPEASGLLKKVGVSYQTIKSGKFKDTGSFDHPMSPEEKAYIQGTINEVYQQFLDAVVDGRREAFQQKVAQLLHRKPKTVTDQEIKNYITPYADGRILTGEKASQLGFVDQIGGYEDAVDLTAQLAGIKGEPTIHQDRPSQFEQFLKNMTPLSALSKFEGSYLLEYRAF; translated from the coding sequence ATGAAAATTCAGCCAAAAACGCCCTCCGCCGCTCCGGCGCCCGCCAAAAGCCATACGCTTTTGTGGGTCGTGCTGATCCTGGGCGGGTTCTTCTTTTTCAGCATTATTTTCCTGGTTTTCGCTTTCCAACACCTTTCCGGACATGCCACCCATACCCCTCTGCTTTATTCGAGCGACCAGATCGACCTGATCGAGATCAATGGGCCCATCTATCAAAGCGATGAGGTCGTCCACCAGATCAAGAAATTCCGCAAGAGCTCCCAGAAGGCCCTTTTGGTCCGGCTGGACAGTCCCGGGGGAGTGGTCGCCCCGTCCCAGGAGATCTATTCGGAGATCCTGAAGGCCCGTAAGGACAAAAAGATCGTGGTGGCCAGCATGGGTAGCTTGGCGGCTTCGGGAGCCTATTACATCGCGTCCGCTTGCGACAAGATCGTGGCCAATCCCGGGACCCTGACCGGCTCCATCGGGGTCATTTTCCATATTCCCGAAGCCTCGGGCCTTTTGAAGAAAGTGGGCGTGAGCTACCAGACCATCAAGAGCGGCAAATTCAAGGACACCGGATCTTTCGACCACCCCATGTCCCCGGAGGAAAAGGCCTATATCCAAGGTACGATCAACGAGGTCTATCAGCAATTCCTGGACGCCGTGGTGGACGGCCGCCGGGAGGCGTTCCAACAAAAGGTCGCCCAATTGCTCCATCGTAAGCCCAAGACCGTGACCGACCAGGAGATCAAGAACTACATCACCCCCTATGCCGATGGAAGGATCCTGACGGGGGAGAAAGCCTCCCAGTTGGGGTTCGTGGACCAGATCGGGGGCTATGAGGATGCCGTCGACTTGACCGCCCAATTGGCCGGCATCAAGGGTGAACCCACCATCCACCAGGACCGGCCCTCCCAATTCGAACAATTCCTCAAGAACATGACGCCCCTATCCGCGCTGTCCAAGTTCGAGGGAAGCTACCTGCTGGAATACCGGGCCTTTTGA